In the genome of Candidatus Nitrosotenuis sp. DW1, one region contains:
- a CDS encoding adenylyltransferase/cytidyltransferase family protein, which translates to MELDIIDKKILGAFYVSSITKESPLELCVKKTALSEEYINERISKMVKNGTITDDKTSLTEFGRTAIRVVLAGGVFDIIHPGHIHTLNAGKALGDVLVVVVATDNTAVKMKKRKPLHPEDQRQELISSLVMVDLCLVGSEGDIFKTVDAVRPDIIALGYDQVHQEKFIVDGCKSLKLDVKVARLQSPIPEISSSKIEKEYGEAIHGL; encoded by the coding sequence ATGGAGTTGGACATAATAGATAAAAAAATACTAGGCGCATTTTACGTTTCATCAATCACCAAAGAGTCTCCACTTGAGCTGTGCGTCAAAAAAACCGCATTGTCAGAAGAATACATCAATGAAAGGATTTCAAAGATGGTAAAAAACGGAACCATAACTGATGACAAAACATCGCTTACAGAGTTTGGCAGAACTGCAATACGGGTCGTTCTTGCAGGCGGAGTCTTTGACATCATTCATCCAGGCCACATCCATACACTAAATGCAGGAAAGGCACTCGGTGACGTTCTTGTGGTCGTAGTGGCAACAGATAACACTGCAGTTAAAATGAAAAAAAGAAAACCGCTGCACCCTGAGGATCAGCGACAGGAGTTGATAAGCTCACTTGTAATGGTCGACTTGTGCCTTGTCGGAAGTGAGGGAGACATTTTCAAGACGGTAGATGCAGTCAGGCCAGACATCATTGCCTTAGGATATGACCAGGTTCACCAAGAAAAATTCATAGTTGATGGGTGTAAAAGCCTAAAACTAGATGTCAAGGTGGCAAGACTACAGTCCCCAATTCCAGAGATCTCAAGCTCCAAAATAGAAAAAGAATATGGGGAAGCGATTCACGGCTTGTAA
- the dph5 gene encoding diphthine synthase: protein MLWFVGLGISGPDSLSDKTKKIISGADVVYFEQFTSPMKNDESQKIKEITRGEFKFAPRWLVEDGKEILDNSKIKNVVMVSYGDPYIATTHIELRTRAIQEKIQTDTVHASSAITSLVGECGLHYYKVGRTVTIMSGIPSSTAYYTIYENLRVGNHTVVLLEYNQNENFFLNPKDAIQSLLESEKEQVRKVISDSTYGIIASRIGQQDQKIVAGSFASLKNRDFGNPPHTIVIPGTLHFTESDALSALAECVDKPNDNSSKIERIASQMMRKYIPMVRRALEQVIPYYKDAKEFHSVLENAELYIRDAELFFEQGKDELAILSIGYADGLVDALRIAKGLEPETNP, encoded by the coding sequence ATGCTCTGGTTTGTAGGTCTTGGCATAAGCGGACCAGATTCACTGTCAGACAAGACAAAAAAAATAATTTCAGGTGCAGACGTCGTGTATTTTGAACAGTTTACAAGCCCGATGAAAAACGATGAATCTCAAAAAATTAAAGAAATTACAAGAGGAGAGTTCAAGTTTGCCCCACGATGGCTTGTAGAAGACGGAAAAGAGATACTGGATAATTCCAAGATAAAAAACGTCGTCATGGTGTCATACGGCGATCCATACATCGCCACAACCCATATTGAGCTAAGAACCAGGGCAATTCAAGAAAAAATTCAGACAGATACGGTTCACGCATCGTCTGCCATAACATCACTTGTTGGCGAATGCGGCCTCCACTACTACAAAGTGGGAAGAACAGTCACAATCATGAGCGGAATTCCATCAAGCACTGCATACTATACAATTTATGAGAACCTAAGGGTGGGAAACCACACTGTCGTTCTCTTGGAGTACAATCAAAACGAGAATTTCTTTTTGAATCCAAAGGATGCAATACAAAGCCTTCTTGAATCAGAAAAAGAACAGGTGCGGAAAGTGATTTCTGACTCTACATATGGAATAATTGCGTCAAGAATCGGCCAGCAGGATCAGAAGATCGTAGCTGGAAGTTTTGCTTCCTTGAAAAACAGGGATTTTGGAAATCCCCCCCACACAATAGTGATTCCAGGAACGCTCCACTTTACAGAATCAGACGCGCTAAGTGCCCTAGCAGAGTGCGTTGACAAGCCAAACGATAATTCGTCAAAGATAGAAAGGATCGCATCGCAGATGATGAGAAAATACATCCCGATGGTTCGACGGGCGCTGGAGCAGGTCATACCATACTACAAGGATGCAAAAGAGTTTCACAGCGTACTTGAGAATGCAGAACTGTACATCAGGGACGCAGAGCTGTTTTTCGAGCAGGGCAAAGACGAATTGGCAATACTTAGCATAGGATACGCCGACGGGCTGGTCGATGCCTTGCGAATAGCAAAGGGGCTAGAGCCAGAGACCAACCCATAG
- a CDS encoding M20/M25/M40 family metallo-hydrolase yields MDSSFTITPRFSIKLLEKALRLYTPSLSERPMAEFLADKCDDLGFENVRIDEVGNLIATIGSGSPRVLLCGHMDTVPGKVKVRKEGDYLYGRGASDAKAPLMAMLLAASTVHRNNGTIIFVGAVDEEGNATGIKNLAKQKLDIDYAIFGEPSGITQVTIAYKGRIAINLKVNVGDSAHASAPWLAKNAIEESMKFTYELKQSLEENQEGKSKGMILTATMTEIKGGDSHNVTPKECDTIMDIRIPVTMNCKMVGEKISAKVSEISKRLGVDAFYSVLDETEPFEAPMDSPLVRAFTLGVMDVERKRPALIRKTGTGDMNIIGTLWNIPVVTYGPGDPHASHTIDERVSMNEYLRGIEVLRNTLQHLKRLHDNKKAP; encoded by the coding sequence ATGGATTCTTCTTTTACCATAACGCCACGATTTTCAATTAAGCTGTTAGAGAAGGCACTTAGGCTTTACACGCCATCGCTTTCAGAGAGGCCGATGGCAGAATTTCTTGCAGACAAGTGCGACGATCTCGGATTTGAGAACGTGCGCATAGACGAGGTCGGGAATTTGATTGCTACAATTGGCTCTGGTTCCCCAAGAGTACTCTTGTGCGGACACATGGATACTGTGCCAGGCAAAGTCAAGGTAAGAAAGGAGGGGGACTACCTGTACGGCAGGGGGGCATCGGATGCAAAGGCGCCACTCATGGCAATGCTACTTGCAGCGTCAACTGTCCATAGAAACAACGGAACAATAATTTTTGTCGGAGCAGTAGACGAAGAAGGAAATGCAACTGGAATCAAGAACCTGGCAAAACAAAAACTCGATATCGATTACGCCATATTTGGAGAGCCGAGCGGAATAACACAGGTCACAATAGCATACAAGGGAAGAATTGCGATAAACCTCAAGGTAAACGTGGGCGACAGCGCACATGCAAGCGCGCCATGGCTTGCAAAAAACGCAATTGAGGAGTCCATGAAATTCACGTACGAGCTAAAACAATCGTTAGAGGAAAACCAAGAGGGAAAATCAAAGGGAATGATTCTCACTGCAACAATGACTGAAATCAAGGGAGGAGACTCGCACAATGTAACCCCGAAGGAATGCGACACAATAATGGACATTCGAATTCCAGTTACAATGAACTGTAAAATGGTTGGGGAGAAGATCTCAGCAAAGGTAAGCGAAATTTCAAAAAGACTTGGAGTCGATGCGTTTTATTCCGTATTAGATGAGACAGAACCGTTTGAGGCCCCAATGGACTCGCCGCTTGTCAGAGCATTTACGCTAGGAGTAATGGATGTAGAGCGCAAAAGACCGGCACTGATTAGAAAGACAGGAACCGGTGACATGAACATAATTGGAACGTTGTGGAACATTCCCGTTGTGACGTACGGCCCAGGCGATCCTCATGCATCTCACACCATAGACGAGAGGGTATCAATGAACGAGTATTTGCGCGGAATCGAGGTCTTGAGAAATACACTTCAACACCTAAAAAGACTTCACGATAACAAAAAAGCACCATAA
- the lysX gene encoding lysine biosynthesis protein LysX: protein MSPGITVLYDTIRLEEKALSEAAKKKGITVDMVDCKNLVLELDKKTQFKTVLQRCVSYYRNLHATAALEGMGANVINSLHTGIYAGNKLFTHMILQEHGIPTPFATVAFSKDAALGALDKLGYPKVIKPTVGSWGRMVSKLNNKESAEGIIEEREKMYPIYQIHYLEEFVERPPRDIRAIVIGDKVVGAIYRNSSEGNWKTNTHLGGTAEVCEVTKELENICVDAARAVMGEIVGVDLMESKEKGLVVHEINNTTEYRNVARVTGKDIAGLILEYAVNAGK from the coding sequence GTGAGCCCCGGAATAACGGTCCTTTACGATACTATCCGTCTTGAAGAAAAAGCCCTCTCAGAAGCTGCAAAGAAAAAAGGCATCACAGTAGACATGGTAGATTGTAAAAACCTTGTTTTAGAACTAGACAAAAAAACACAATTTAAAACAGTTCTGCAACGATGTGTTAGCTATTACAGGAATTTGCATGCAACTGCAGCACTTGAGGGGATGGGTGCAAACGTGATAAACTCGTTGCACACCGGAATATACGCCGGAAATAAGCTGTTCACACACATGATTTTGCAAGAGCATGGAATTCCAACTCCGTTTGCAACAGTTGCGTTTTCAAAAGATGCGGCACTTGGAGCACTAGACAAACTAGGATACCCCAAGGTGATCAAACCGACAGTCGGGAGTTGGGGCAGAATGGTCTCAAAGCTAAACAACAAAGAATCAGCAGAGGGAATAATAGAAGAACGAGAGAAAATGTATCCAATATACCAGATTCATTATTTAGAAGAATTTGTGGAAAGGCCTCCACGCGACATACGGGCAATAGTAATCGGCGACAAGGTGGTGGGTGCCATATACAGAAACTCATCTGAAGGAAACTGGAAGACAAACACGCACCTTGGCGGAACGGCAGAAGTTTGCGAGGTTACAAAAGAACTCGAAAATATTTGCGTCGATGCAGCAAGGGCAGTAATGGGCGAAATAGTAGGAGTCGACCTAATGGAAAGCAAAGAAAAGGGGCTAGTAGTTCACGAAATCAACAATACCACCGAATACAGAAATGTTGCGCGGGTTACAGGCAAGGACATTGCAGGACTGATTCTAGAATATGCAGTAAATGCAGGAAAGTAA
- the lysW/argW gene encoding alpha-aminoadipate/glutamate carrier protein LysW, with protein sequence MAKCAECDSNITVPNDALEGELVTCPDCGASYEITKSSSGFGLKPAQSVGEDWGQ encoded by the coding sequence ATGGCAAAATGCGCTGAATGCGATTCCAATATCACAGTTCCAAATGATGCCCTAGAAGGCGAGCTCGTTACTTGTCCGGATTGCGGTGCAAGTTATGAGATAACCAAATCTTCAAGTGGATTTGGGCTAAAGCCGGCCCAAAGCGTTGGAGAGGATTGGGGGCAGTGA
- a CDS encoding LeuA family protein — MNDPNYYAHLYNEYDKKPRRIHVLDSTLREGEQHPGVTFTNKQRIQIAWMLDYFGVDQIEISPVVSEDHFVATKTIIKQGLKADIVAHVRALKSDVDVALKCDPKWTATYLGISDIHMKDKLRITREEAMRRAVETVEYAKAHGLKMRFTVEDGSRADPEFLLKICKAIEEAGVDRISLPDTVGVMRPKGMFNFVKMVKEKIKVPLDVHCHNDMGFAVANAFAGIDAGADQIHTTIDGIGERTGIPSLAEVGVAMTYLYRSPNDFRLDMLSDLSKLIADYTGIHPYDSKPLVGASAYKHKAGTHLAAILRNPAAYEPIPPRVVGNRRRIVFGELAGKTGSAYLMSLLGLEMNDEQAKAVAAGLKNLRMGDLLEIPLDSKLERKIINDSKSIKE; from the coding sequence ATGAATGATCCGAATTACTACGCACACCTGTACAACGAGTACGACAAAAAGCCAAGGAGAATTCACGTACTTGACAGTACCCTAAGGGAGGGAGAGCAGCACCCAGGGGTGACGTTTACCAACAAACAGAGAATTCAGATTGCATGGATGCTTGATTATTTTGGAGTTGACCAAATTGAAATTTCACCAGTTGTATCAGAAGACCATTTTGTGGCAACAAAGACAATCATCAAGCAGGGGTTAAAGGCAGACATTGTTGCGCATGTAAGGGCCCTCAAGTCAGATGTAGATGTTGCGCTAAAATGCGACCCAAAATGGACTGCAACATATCTTGGAATTTCAGATATTCACATGAAGGACAAGCTTCGAATCACGCGAGAAGAGGCAATGAGGCGTGCAGTAGAAACTGTAGAATATGCAAAGGCGCACGGACTTAAGATGAGGTTCACAGTGGAGGATGGCAGCAGAGCTGATCCGGAATTCTTGTTAAAGATTTGCAAGGCAATTGAAGAGGCAGGAGTGGACAGAATCAGCCTGCCAGATACAGTTGGCGTGATGAGGCCAAAAGGCATGTTCAATTTTGTAAAAATGGTAAAAGAAAAGATCAAAGTTCCACTTGACGTTCACTGTCATAACGACATGGGTTTTGCAGTGGCAAACGCGTTTGCTGGAATAGATGCAGGGGCAGATCAGATTCACACAACAATTGACGGAATTGGCGAGAGAACTGGGATTCCGTCACTTGCCGAAGTCGGAGTCGCCATGACGTATCTGTACAGATCTCCAAACGACTTTAGGCTAGACATGCTAAGTGATCTTTCAAAACTGATTGCAGATTACACCGGAATCCACCCGTATGATTCAAAGCCTCTCGTAGGCGCTTCGGCATACAAGCACAAGGCTGGAACCCACTTGGCTGCAATACTTAGGAATCCGGCGGCATACGAGCCGATCCCTCCAAGAGTGGTTGGAAACAGAAGGAGGATAGTATTTGGCGAGCTGGCAGGAAAGACAGGCTCTGCTTATCTAATGTCGTTATTAGGACTGGAGATGAATGACGAGCAGGCAAAGGCCGTTGCTGCAGGCCTTAAAAACCTCAGAATGGGAGACCTCTTGGAAATACCCCTGGATAGCAAGCTTGAAAGAAAGATAATTAATGACTCTAAAAGTATCAAGGAGTAG
- the lysM gene encoding HTH-type transcriptional regulator LysM gives MYKDKTDDEILKILKEDSRESFVDIGKKLKLSESAVRRRVKNLIDNKVIKKFTVEMGEQNSTKAIVLISVESSMDTSKVSAKLTSLEGVKTVYEITGQYDIAVIISAPNIMEINGSIDALRKIPGVSDTNTVIILREVT, from the coding sequence ATGTACAAGGACAAGACTGATGATGAGATATTAAAGATCTTAAAGGAAGACTCTAGGGAATCTTTTGTAGACATTGGAAAAAAGCTAAAGCTGTCAGAATCTGCAGTAAGGCGCAGAGTAAAGAATCTAATCGACAACAAAGTGATTAAAAAATTCACAGTTGAAATGGGCGAGCAAAACTCGACAAAGGCAATCGTACTGATATCAGTAGAGTCATCAATGGACACGTCAAAGGTCTCTGCAAAGCTCACAAGCTTGGAAGGAGTGAAGACAGTCTATGAAATCACAGGGCAGTACGACATCGCAGTGATAATTTCTGCCCCAAACATAATGGAGATCAACGGTTCAATTGACGCGCTAAGAAAAATCCCAGGAGTGTCAGATACCAACACAGTGATCATTTTACGCGAAGTTACGTAG
- a CDS encoding aspartate aminotransferase family protein, which translates to MTEDDFLGSLYQRFPVTVERGLGTRVWDINGKEYIDCMGGYGVALVGHRNPRVVDAIKAQLDKIITVHSSLYNKTREEFLENLIRLAPKKLSQVHLGNSGTEAVEAAIKFARKFTGKSGMIAMNGSYHGKSMGALSITFNPKYRKAFMPLVEKATFSPFGDIEALRAKIDKDTSFIIMEPIQGEGGIHPAPEGFLQEVRKLCDENGILLIFDEIQAGLGRTGKMWACDHWNTAPDIMCLAKGIAGGVPMSATLVRPDILAAMSKGEHSSTFGGNPLSCAAGIATLKALTEDGLVDNAAKVGKIFRDGLEKLKNKHSIIREIRGMGLMIGIEMKFEVKDILMDGISEGVLLLYSGRNIIRLLPPLVLSEQDITKVLEVLDRLMVRETERRKNVQGQD; encoded by the coding sequence ATGACTGAAGACGACTTTTTGGGCAGTCTTTATCAGAGATTCCCAGTTACAGTGGAGAGAGGACTAGGAACGCGAGTCTGGGACATCAACGGCAAGGAATACATCGACTGCATGGGAGGATATGGAGTTGCACTAGTCGGACACAGAAACCCTCGAGTAGTAGATGCAATCAAGGCACAGTTAGACAAAATCATTACGGTTCACAGCTCATTATACAACAAGACTCGCGAAGAATTTTTAGAAAACTTGATCAGGCTAGCTCCAAAAAAACTGTCCCAAGTACATCTTGGAAACAGCGGCACTGAGGCAGTAGAGGCGGCAATAAAGTTTGCAAGAAAGTTCACCGGCAAGTCAGGAATGATTGCAATGAACGGATCATACCACGGTAAATCAATGGGAGCATTATCAATTACATTTAATCCAAAGTACAGAAAGGCATTCATGCCACTTGTAGAAAAGGCAACGTTTTCCCCATTTGGAGATATCGAAGCGCTTCGGGCCAAAATAGACAAGGACACATCATTCATAATTATGGAGCCAATCCAAGGAGAGGGCGGGATCCATCCCGCACCAGAAGGATTTTTGCAAGAGGTTCGAAAGCTTTGCGATGAGAACGGAATTCTGCTAATTTTTGACGAAATTCAAGCAGGCCTCGGAAGAACTGGTAAAATGTGGGCGTGTGACCACTGGAATACGGCACCAGACATAATGTGTCTGGCAAAGGGAATTGCGGGCGGAGTCCCAATGAGTGCAACTCTGGTTAGACCAGACATCTTGGCTGCTATGAGTAAGGGAGAGCACTCTTCCACGTTTGGCGGGAATCCACTCTCATGTGCCGCAGGAATTGCAACACTAAAGGCACTGACAGAAGACGGACTGGTGGATAATGCCGCCAAGGTAGGCAAAATATTCCGAGACGGACTTGAAAAGCTCAAAAACAAACACAGCATAATTCGCGAAATAAGAGGGATGGGACTGATGATTGGCATAGAGATGAAATTTGAGGTAAAGGACATACTGATGGACGGAATCTCAGAAGGAGTCTTACTGCTGTATTCTGGCAGAAACATCATCAGATTGCTTCCGCCACTGGTATTATCGGAGCAGGACATCACAAAAGTATTAGAAGTACTAGACAGACTAATGGTAAGAGAGACAGAGAGGAGGAAAAATGTACAAGGACAAGACTGA
- a CDS encoding [LysW]-aminoadipate/[LysW]-glutamate kinase, translating to MITIKIGGSVVENLHPSTIPDIKKVAEQEGVILVHGGGKEVTKTCEMLGKEPKFVVSPSGIKSRYTDKETAEIFTMVMSGKINKTIVQMLQKNGVNAVGLSGVDGKIFEAERKDKLVIVNEKGRKQVIDGGYTGKVTHVNAGLLKLLLDQGYVPVISPIAMSKEFDFLNIDGDRAAANVAGSIQSDKVLFLTNVDGLLMNEKLVEKLSNAEAKEIRPKVGFGMEKKILAATEALDMGVREALIANGQRENPISSAIAHQRCTVISK from the coding sequence ATGATTACGATCAAAATTGGCGGAAGCGTTGTAGAAAATCTTCATCCGTCAACAATTCCCGACATCAAAAAAGTAGCAGAGCAGGAAGGGGTAATACTGGTTCACGGTGGCGGAAAAGAAGTCACAAAGACGTGCGAGATGTTAGGAAAGGAACCAAAATTTGTAGTATCCCCAAGTGGAATAAAGAGCAGGTATACTGACAAGGAGACTGCAGAGATTTTCACAATGGTGATGTCAGGCAAAATAAACAAGACAATAGTCCAGATGCTGCAAAAAAACGGAGTAAACGCAGTAGGACTAAGCGGTGTTGATGGGAAAATATTCGAAGCGGAAAGAAAAGACAAGCTGGTAATAGTCAACGAGAAGGGAAGAAAGCAGGTAATTGACGGAGGATATACTGGAAAAGTGACGCACGTAAATGCGGGATTACTCAAATTATTGCTTGATCAGGGCTACGTGCCTGTGATATCGCCAATTGCCATGTCCAAGGAGTTTGACTTTTTGAACATAGACGGAGACAGGGCGGCGGCAAACGTGGCAGGAAGCATACAAAGCGACAAGGTTTTGTTTTTGACCAATGTGGACGGATTGCTCATGAATGAAAAACTGGTGGAAAAACTCTCAAATGCAGAAGCCAAGGAAATAAGGCCAAAAGTCGGATTCGGAATGGAAAAGAAAATACTTGCTGCAACAGAGGCACTAGACATGGGCGTAAGAGAGGCACTAATTGCAAACGGCCAGCGAGAAAATCCTATATCATCGGCAATTGCACATCAAAGGTGCACGGTGATTAGTAAATGA
- the argC gene encoding N-acetyl-gamma-glutamyl-phosphate reductase has product MLRVGVVGASGFVGGEMLRLLVSHPKVEITMVTSRQHVGEYLHRIQPSLKGFTEMTFSELDYDKMSDKCDLVFTAVPHGTATEIVKALYDRGLKVVDLSADYRLHMPEAYGKWYGWEHPHPEYLAKSVFGVPELHRDKIRNAQLVSCPGCMAVTSMLALVPLIKNNVIDTEHIVVDSKIGSSGAGAGSVAGTHHAMRSGVIRPYKPAKHRHTGEIEQELSEIAGKHISISMSPHAVDIVRGILCTNHTFMIKDMNELELWKLYREQYKDERFIRLIRDKKGLYKFPDPKFVVGSNFCDIGFDIDEDNHRLVALSASDNLMKGAAGSAIQNMNVMSGFDEMDGLRYSPLTPV; this is encoded by the coding sequence ATGTTAAGAGTAGGAGTAGTCGGAGCATCAGGATTTGTAGGCGGAGAAATGCTACGCCTTTTGGTATCTCACCCCAAAGTCGAGATCACGATGGTCACATCAAGGCAGCACGTAGGAGAATACCTACACAGAATTCAGCCATCGCTTAAAGGATTTACAGAAATGACGTTTTCTGAGCTAGATTATGATAAAATGTCAGACAAGTGCGATCTCGTATTTACCGCAGTCCCACACGGAACTGCAACTGAGATAGTAAAAGCGCTCTACGACAGAGGCCTCAAAGTAGTAGACCTTTCTGCAGATTATAGATTACACATGCCGGAGGCATATGGAAAATGGTATGGATGGGAACACCCGCACCCAGAGTATTTGGCAAAATCAGTGTTTGGTGTTCCAGAACTGCACAGGGATAAAATCAGAAACGCGCAGCTGGTATCATGCCCAGGATGCATGGCAGTAACCTCAATGCTTGCCCTAGTCCCACTGATCAAAAATAACGTAATCGATACAGAGCACATTGTAGTTGACTCTAAAATTGGCTCGTCAGGAGCAGGCGCAGGAAGTGTTGCCGGAACGCACCACGCAATGAGATCAGGAGTCATCAGGCCATACAAGCCTGCAAAGCACAGACACACAGGCGAAATAGAACAAGAGCTAAGCGAGATTGCAGGAAAGCACATCAGCATATCAATGAGCCCCCATGCAGTAGACATAGTCAGAGGGATTCTTTGCACAAATCACACATTTATGATAAAAGACATGAACGAGTTGGAACTATGGAAGCTGTACCGCGAGCAATACAAAGACGAGAGATTCATCAGATTAATTCGCGACAAAAAAGGACTGTACAAGTTCCCAGATCCAAAGTTTGTAGTTGGTTCCAACTTCTGCGATATTGGTTTTGACATTGATGAAGACAACCACAGACTAGTCGCACTATCAGCTTCTGATAACCTAATGAAGGGCGCAGCAGGCTCTGCCATCCAAAACATGAACGTCATGTCAGGCTTTGATGAAATGGACGGTCTGAGATATTCACCTCTAACTCCAGTTTAA
- the lysX gene encoding lysine biosynthesis protein LysX, whose amino-acid sequence MSKICIVFDRLRLEEKMLQEQASKMGHDTIVVDAKTSQISTESKKWDIDFGDVVLERCVSYFRGLHFTACLEFLDVPVINKYDVADKCGNKLVTSLLLKKHGVPTPKTYFAFSSEEAANLINKVGFPIVIKPVIGSWGRGILPLRDKDTTEAIIEMRDIADGSHDRIYYLQEVINRPPRDIRAITVGDQVIAAMYRKSQGDFKTNIALGGDPEICEITKEMEDICIKASGAVGGGILGIDLMEDEKRGLVIHEVNNTVEFKGLARVAKKNIPQEMINFALNHVRK is encoded by the coding sequence TTGTCCAAGATTTGTATCGTATTTGATAGACTCAGACTGGAGGAGAAGATGCTTCAAGAGCAGGCATCCAAGATGGGTCACGATACAATAGTAGTGGATGCAAAGACTAGCCAAATCAGTACAGAGAGTAAAAAATGGGATATTGACTTTGGCGACGTCGTCCTAGAAAGGTGTGTGAGCTATTTTAGAGGCTTGCACTTTACTGCATGTCTAGAGTTCCTAGACGTTCCAGTAATCAACAAATATGATGTGGCAGACAAGTGCGGAAATAAGCTGGTGACCTCGCTATTATTAAAAAAACACGGAGTCCCAACACCAAAGACCTATTTTGCATTCTCGTCAGAAGAGGCGGCCAACCTAATCAACAAAGTCGGCTTCCCGATTGTGATAAAGCCAGTCATCGGAAGCTGGGGAAGGGGAATCTTGCCGTTACGAGACAAGGACACGACAGAGGCAATAATAGAAATGCGCGACATTGCAGACGGCTCGCACGACAGAATTTATTATTTACAAGAAGTGATAAACCGCCCACCCCGCGACATACGGGCAATAACAGTAGGAGACCAAGTAATTGCGGCAATGTACAGAAAGTCGCAAGGAGATTTTAAGACAAATATCGCACTTGGAGGCGATCCAGAAATATGTGAGATCACAAAGGAGATGGAAGATATCTGCATCAAGGCATCAGGGGCAGTCGGCGGAGGAATTTTAGGAATCGATCTAATGGAAGACGAAAAACGCGGGCTTGTAATACACGAAGTGAATAATACCGTCGAGTTCAAGGGACTTGCAAGGGTTGCCAAAAAAAATATCCCTCAAGAAATGATTAATTTTGCCCTAAACCACGTTAGGAAATAA
- the lysW/argW gene encoding alpha-aminoadipate/glutamate carrier protein LysW: MNCSECDAKINIPDDAAVGELVSCPECGADFEIAKKDGANVELKPAESVGEDWGE; encoded by the coding sequence ATGAATTGTTCAGAATGTGACGCAAAAATAAACATCCCAGACGATGCAGCTGTAGGGGAGCTAGTTTCATGTCCAGAATGCGGAGCCGACTTTGAAATTGCAAAGAAAGACGGCGCAAACGTGGAACTAAAACCAGCAGAAAGCGTCGGAGAAGACTGGGGAGAGTAG